A genomic stretch from Erwinia sp. E_sp_B01_1 includes:
- a CDS encoding ATP-binding protein — MSTGRVPDYLQQASRQSSAAIKLSIITSRTPRFDLEQDVSLSSQIRQQLSEALVKIKHYHTIYQIWGFSAVDPVGKGVILNFYGPPGTGKTLTAEALAGSLQMKILMVSIADLESKFMGETAKNIVALFQQAESEGALLFFDEADTLLGKRLSSVTQGIDNEVNAMRSTLLIELENYQGVAIFATNFVKNYDTAFLSRITQHIHFELPGEVERLSIWSRMIVPGIPLAVTREHLLDQLVQSSAGLSGRDIRNCMRLALPKAVQMPDKPQLTPEHLQQAIVQVRQAWAAVQSSPPQQTSSPTEMARKMLGVS, encoded by the coding sequence ATGTCTACGGGAAGAGTGCCTGATTATCTTCAGCAGGCCAGCAGACAGTCATCAGCTGCAATCAAATTATCCATTATCACTAGCCGCACTCCGCGCTTCGATTTGGAGCAGGATGTGTCCCTTTCATCGCAGATTCGCCAGCAGCTTAGCGAGGCGCTCGTTAAGATCAAGCACTATCACACCATCTATCAGATCTGGGGTTTTAGTGCAGTTGATCCAGTGGGTAAAGGGGTTATCCTCAACTTTTATGGCCCGCCGGGCACCGGTAAAACCCTTACCGCCGAAGCGCTGGCCGGATCGTTACAAATGAAGATCCTGATGGTCAGCATTGCTGATTTAGAAAGTAAATTTATGGGTGAAACGGCAAAAAACATTGTCGCATTGTTTCAACAGGCTGAGAGCGAAGGGGCGCTACTGTTTTTTGACGAGGCCGACACGCTGCTGGGCAAGCGCCTCTCATCGGTAACCCAAGGCATTGATAACGAAGTGAACGCTATGCGTTCAACTCTGCTGATTGAACTTGAAAATTACCAGGGCGTAGCGATTTTCGCCACCAACTTCGTGAAAAACTACGACACCGCCTTTCTTAGCCGTATCACACAGCATATCCACTTTGAACTTCCCGGCGAGGTCGAGCGCCTTTCCATTTGGTCCCGCATGATAGTGCCGGGCATTCCACTCGCGGTAACACGTGAACATTTGCTTGATCAGTTGGTGCAATCCTCTGCCGGGCTGTCGGGGCGCGACATCCGTAACTGTATGCGCCTTGCCCTGCCCAAAGCAGTGCAGATGCCGGATAAACCGCAACTCACGCCCGAGCATCTACAACAGGCCATTGTTCAGGTTCGTCAGGCCTGGGCCGCCGTGCAGTCGTCACCTCCTCAACAAACCTCATCTCCAACAGAGATGGCGCGAAAAATGCTCGGTGTGAGCTAA
- a CDS encoding OmpA family protein produces the protein MKEKPNEWISISDLMAGVMAVVMLMLVMSVLQNRFAEFKHQQEKNSGIVTEQRKLNGLLQAMQETVTKQGDAALIYVDIGSDKITLRDKVFSRGSACITPQAREALARIAPGIAEFISGSASAEVFVEGHTDNLQVSSPVIDAARFCTVYDDNFTLSAARAREARKLLITSLQETQAKRVIVAGFGDSQPLPDIDPNDERNRRVEVQFLNRASKRE, from the coding sequence ATGAAAGAGAAGCCAAATGAGTGGATCTCCATTTCTGATTTGATGGCCGGTGTTATGGCAGTCGTGATGTTGATGCTGGTGATGTCGGTATTGCAGAACCGCTTTGCTGAATTTAAGCATCAGCAGGAAAAGAACAGCGGTATAGTGACAGAACAGCGCAAGCTGAACGGCCTGTTGCAGGCTATGCAAGAGACTGTGACAAAGCAGGGTGATGCAGCGTTAATCTATGTGGACATTGGCAGCGATAAAATTACCCTTCGCGACAAGGTGTTCTCTCGTGGCAGCGCCTGTATTACTCCGCAGGCGCGGGAAGCCTTGGCGCGCATTGCTCCTGGAATTGCAGAATTTATCAGCGGTTCTGCCAGCGCGGAGGTGTTTGTAGAGGGGCATACCGATAACCTGCAGGTCAGCAGTCCAGTCATTGATGCCGCACGCTTCTGTACCGTTTACGATGATAACTTTACCCTCTCAGCCGCCCGGGCTCGCGAGGCGCGTAAGCTGCTGATTACCTCACTGCAGGAAACTCAGGCGAAGCGGGTGATAGTGGCAGGGTTTGGAGACTCTCAGCCATTGCCTGACATTGACCCTAACGACGAACGGAACCGGAGGGTGGAAGTGCAGTTTCTGAACCGGGCCAGTAAACGGGAGTAA
- a CDS encoding DUF262 domain-containing protein — MTHALEKDVLKVSELLQLDGLTIPGYQRPYKWTLHNVHQLFQDIQQHSQLSAYRLGTLVFHRDSENDNLLNIVDGQQRTLTLMLTVYAIIQQKWDNIERQDISKQLETLANYLEDFMNEQKFSSEISQRNLHQNFLEINRLVSRSEFTEQHIDFLLNHCEVVTFTLNDISEAFQFFDAQNARGRDLEPHDLLKAYHLREFNEQEQPLKAETVADWEALESNQLADLFAHYLYRIRRWAQGYSARYFGKNDVGSFKGVNIDRIAHYPYVGSLRIAHHYVDEYNQQYHRKIDGQRMRFPFHLDQQIINGRRFFEMASHYQAQVQKIVKAEYEEPWYFLGTRLTEQASKILQTLNSYENRHRIGDKYVRSMFDCALIFYIDKFETAELSGTIEKIFIWAYQLRIKQQVVQLATIDNYVLDQNIFKSIKNATLPSEVLSIPLMTLTDADNKNNSRKSNANKDALVKLFKGMNYYE, encoded by the coding sequence ATGACACACGCATTGGAGAAGGATGTTCTTAAGGTCAGTGAATTATTGCAATTGGACGGTTTAACCATACCAGGTTATCAGCGTCCTTATAAATGGACGTTACATAATGTGCATCAGTTGTTTCAAGATATCCAACAACATAGTCAGCTAAGTGCCTACCGACTAGGAACCTTAGTGTTTCACCGTGATAGTGAAAACGATAACTTGCTCAATATTGTTGATGGTCAGCAGCGAACGCTAACGTTGATGTTGACGGTATACGCCATTATTCAACAAAAATGGGATAATATCGAGAGGCAGGATATTTCAAAGCAGTTAGAAACTCTTGCAAACTATCTTGAAGACTTTATGAATGAACAAAAATTTAGCAGTGAGATATCCCAGAGAAATTTGCATCAAAATTTTTTGGAAATAAATCGCTTAGTCTCCCGTAGTGAATTTACAGAGCAGCATATTGACTTTTTATTGAACCATTGTGAAGTGGTTACCTTTACTCTCAACGATATTTCAGAAGCTTTTCAATTTTTTGATGCGCAAAACGCCCGAGGTCGGGACCTTGAGCCTCACGACCTACTAAAAGCCTATCACTTACGCGAATTCAACGAGCAGGAGCAACCACTTAAAGCAGAAACCGTAGCAGACTGGGAAGCTTTGGAGAGTAATCAGCTGGCGGATTTATTTGCCCATTATTTATACCGTATTCGTCGTTGGGCGCAAGGTTATTCTGCGCGTTATTTCGGTAAAAATGATGTGGGGTCATTCAAAGGGGTGAATATCGACCGCATCGCCCATTATCCTTATGTAGGATCTTTGCGTATTGCTCACCACTATGTTGATGAATATAACCAGCAATACCATCGAAAAATTGATGGTCAACGGATGCGTTTCCCGTTTCATCTCGATCAACAAATTATAAACGGTCGTCGATTCTTCGAAATGGCATCTCATTACCAAGCCCAGGTACAAAAAATTGTAAAAGCTGAGTATGAAGAACCTTGGTATTTTTTGGGTACTCGCTTAACCGAACAAGCGAGCAAAATATTACAAACGCTGAACTCTTATGAGAATCGTCACCGTATAGGTGATAAGTATGTTCGATCAATGTTTGACTGTGCTCTGATTTTTTATATCGATAAATTTGAGACAGCAGAATTGTCTGGTACGATTGAAAAGATTTTTATCTGGGCTTATCAATTGCGTATTAAGCAGCAAGTTGTGCAACTAGCCACCATAGATAACTATGTGCTAGATCAGAACATCTTTAAAAGTATCAAGAATGCGACTTTACCAAGCGAGGTGCTATCTATACCGCTTATGACGTTAACTGATGCTGATAACAAAAATAATTCGCGTAAAAGTAATGCAAACAAAGATGCTTTGGTGAAACTGTTTAAAGGAATGAATTATTATGAGTAA
- a CDS encoding DUF262 domain-containing protein — translation MSNIITELSIKSLLCDSHQYLVPMYQRNYAWGEAEISQLVQDMVDYQQKKHARYYIGTLVVFRRNDGNLEVIDGQQRFTTLTLMAMYLRNLALSQDSTPKFPQMDWYQRVNISFESRPHSTNTFTALSQRKPLHLLNGDGYNESLIKGYVLIEKVLSKLKSCSVKNFADYMFKHVHIMRVEVPEDTDLNHYFEAMNNRGEQLEKHEILKAKLMAVFNSIKNDDERNKHINTLQKVWEACSNMERYIQYGFSVTERHCLFGKNDWGKFTPENFEDIVECLDESEENDQELSLFDIVTQSPHSSRDSDKNNNDVPDRFNSVINFSNFLLHVLRVYTEEDISLDDKQLLNQFDQYLLNNNDPIAAVECFSFALLRCKYLFDQFIIKREFSQGQDGWSIKRLKWYSNKSVSFINSLDDLDGSYEGINREVLMLLAAYHVSTPTLVYKHWLNAALYYLYYKEEFNAEEYLAYLLNIARRFVFERYLSAGEEKSFFDMIYVEGEDQYPKNRKLKHIDQTCLTFNNLENNFIFNFLDYLLWQEGKLTDPVVSGFEFTFRSSVEHFYPQHPMDGHPSLEKENVHKFGNLCLISHSKNSRLSNFPPKAKLAHFSSALKKRSIDSLKLYEMIKILNNNEEWGV, via the coding sequence ATGAGTAATATTATTACTGAACTTTCAATCAAGAGCTTACTGTGCGATAGCCATCAGTATCTGGTGCCCATGTATCAGCGTAATTACGCATGGGGAGAAGCTGAAATTAGCCAACTCGTGCAAGATATGGTCGATTATCAGCAGAAAAAACACGCTCGTTATTATATCGGTACGTTGGTGGTGTTTAGGCGAAATGATGGTAATTTAGAAGTGATTGATGGCCAGCAGCGCTTTACCACGCTCACGCTAATGGCCATGTATCTAAGAAACCTGGCTCTGTCGCAAGACTCAACACCAAAGTTTCCCCAAATGGATTGGTATCAGCGGGTTAATATCAGCTTTGAAAGCCGTCCGCATTCAACAAATACCTTTACTGCTCTTAGCCAACGTAAGCCTTTGCACCTTTTAAATGGTGATGGATATAACGAAAGCCTTATAAAAGGATATGTGTTAATCGAGAAGGTACTATCAAAATTGAAAAGCTGCAGTGTGAAAAACTTTGCTGACTATATGTTTAAACATGTTCATATTATGCGGGTTGAGGTACCAGAAGACACCGATCTTAATCATTATTTTGAAGCCATGAATAACCGTGGTGAACAACTAGAAAAACATGAAATTTTAAAAGCCAAATTAATGGCGGTATTCAACTCAATAAAAAACGATGATGAAAGAAACAAACATATCAACACCTTACAAAAGGTATGGGAAGCCTGTTCTAATATGGAGCGCTATATCCAGTATGGTTTTTCAGTAACTGAACGGCACTGCTTATTTGGTAAAAATGATTGGGGGAAATTTACCCCTGAAAATTTTGAAGATATTGTAGAATGTCTCGATGAAAGTGAAGAAAATGATCAGGAATTATCTTTATTCGACATTGTTACCCAGTCACCACATTCTAGTAGGGACTCAGATAAGAATAATAATGATGTGCCTGATCGCTTTAATAGTGTCATCAACTTTTCTAATTTTCTGTTGCATGTACTGCGTGTTTATACAGAAGAAGATATTTCTCTAGACGATAAACAGCTGCTAAATCAGTTTGATCAATACCTGTTGAATAATAATGATCCTATTGCTGCAGTTGAGTGTTTTTCTTTCGCACTCCTTCGATGTAAATATTTATTTGACCAGTTTATCATCAAGCGTGAATTTAGCCAAGGCCAAGATGGTTGGAGTATAAAAAGACTTAAGTGGTACTCTAATAAAAGTGTCAGTTTTATTAATAGCCTCGATGATCTTGACGGCAGTTATGAGGGCATCAATCGTGAGGTCTTGATGCTGCTTGCTGCTTATCATGTATCTACCCCAACATTGGTTTATAAGCATTGGCTGAATGCGGCACTTTACTACTTGTATTACAAGGAAGAATTTAATGCAGAAGAATACCTTGCATACCTATTAAATATTGCCCGTCGCTTTGTTTTTGAACGGTACCTGTCAGCTGGTGAAGAAAAATCCTTCTTTGACATGATCTATGTTGAAGGTGAAGATCAATATCCTAAAAATAGGAAGCTAAAGCATATCGACCAAACGTGCTTGACGTTCAATAACCTAGAAAACAACTTTATTTTTAATTTCCTTGATTATTTGTTGTGGCAAGAAGGAAAATTAACTGATCCGGTTGTGAGTGGATTTGAATTTACTTTTCGTAGTTCGGTAGAGCATTTTTATCCTCAACATCCGATGGATGGCCATCCCTCTTTGGAAAAGGAAAACGTGCACAAATTTGGTAACCTTTGCTTGATCAGTCATAGCAAAAATTCTCGTTTGAGTAATTTTCCTCCTAAAGCAAAATTAGCTCACTTCTCGAGTGCGTTGAAAAAGAGATCCATCGATAGTTTAAAACTATATGAAATGATTAAAATTTTAAATAATAATGAGGAGTGGGGGGTGTGA
- a CDS encoding JAB domain-containing protein: MESTVLPQPSLPLTSQRTIKRALTLLENHLREPGVAFTSTPFSRDWLRLHLSGLEREVFLVLLLDNHNRLLAHEMLLSGSINSTVVHPREIVKAALRHNAAAVILAHNYPSGFAETNEADRNITERLKQALALVDARLLDHLVVGSK; this comes from the coding sequence ATGGAAAGTACCGTTTTGCCTCAGCCATCATTGCCGCTGACATCACAACGCACGATAAAACGCGCCCTGACGCTGCTGGAAAATCATCTGCGCGAACCGGGCGTAGCATTTACCTCAACCCCATTTTCCCGTGACTGGCTCCGGTTGCATCTGTCAGGACTGGAGCGGGAAGTATTCCTGGTTTTGCTGCTCGATAATCATAACCGACTGCTAGCGCATGAAATGCTGTTAAGTGGTTCCATCAACAGCACGGTGGTGCATCCGCGTGAAATAGTAAAAGCCGCGCTGCGGCACAATGCTGCAGCAGTGATCCTTGCTCATAATTATCCGTCCGGGTTTGCCGAAACCAACGAGGCTGACAGGAATATCACCGAAAGATTGAAACAGGCGTTGGCACTGGTTGATGCGCGCCTACTGGATCATCTGGTTGTTGGCAGCAAATAG
- a CDS encoding TA system toxin CbtA family protein, whose translation MPTSAIYPGPCCLPPVAHWQTLLVYLLEKHFRLQLNDTPFCDESVIQQHIDAGITLANAINFLVEKYELVRVDTSSNACAESEIFLTAAYILKATYATGLTQRNLS comes from the coding sequence ATGCCAACCTCAGCAATATATCCGGGGCCGTGCTGTCTGCCACCAGTAGCGCACTGGCAAACACTGCTTGTGTACTTACTGGAAAAGCATTTCAGATTACAGTTAAACGACACACCATTTTGTGACGAATCAGTCATTCAGCAGCATATTGATGCGGGGATCACGCTGGCCAACGCCATCAATTTTCTGGTCGAAAAGTATGAACTGGTGCGTGTTGATACCAGCAGTAATGCCTGTGCTGAGTCAGAAATCTTTCTGACCGCCGCCTATATTCTGAAAGCAACTTACGCTACCGGATTAACACAACGCAATCTCAGTTAA
- a CDS encoding diguanylate phosphodiesterase, protein MLSTIIYRSHIADDVPVKILEELAVKANKVNELFDVTGILLFNGTHFFQVLEGPEKAVRTIYDRLCDDSRHHNIVELMRDYAPSRRFGNVGMELFDLRQYDKATVLQAVFDKGTSKYQLTYDDRALRFIRTFVEATEKENYFEIPPANNWDFVTDKIAPSIQPPALPDEGCHFAFQPIIDPLAQQVVSIEALLRTTDGGSPRDYFSTLPEDEIYAADLHAKKHAFALADKLGIQGQTLSVNLLPMALVMVPDAVEILLEGIRANGLVPDQIIVEVTENEVISRLGEFAISIKKLKAAGIRLALDNFGAGFGGLSLLSRIQPDVIKIDRNIICDVHKSGSKQAIVQAILKCCSSLEIAVIAAGVEKPEEWMWLEAAGICQFQGYLFASPELNAIPDVAWPEPK, encoded by the coding sequence ATGCTATCTACCATCATTTATCGCAGCCATATCGCTGATGACGTTCCGGTAAAAATACTGGAAGAGCTGGCTGTTAAAGCCAACAAAGTTAACGAGTTGTTTGATGTAACCGGCATTTTACTGTTTAACGGCACCCACTTTTTCCAGGTTTTAGAGGGCCCTGAAAAAGCTGTGCGTACGATTTATGATCGTCTGTGTGACGATAGCCGTCACCACAACATCGTTGAACTGATGCGCGACTATGCGCCTTCCCGCCGGTTTGGCAATGTGGGGATGGAGCTATTTGATCTGCGGCAGTATGACAAAGCGACTGTTCTACAGGCCGTGTTTGATAAAGGGACTTCAAAATATCAGCTGACGTATGACGACAGGGCATTAAGGTTTATCCGTACCTTTGTGGAAGCTACGGAAAAAGAGAACTACTTTGAGATTCCTCCAGCGAACAACTGGGACTTTGTCACTGATAAGATCGCGCCCTCCATCCAGCCCCCTGCCCTGCCTGACGAAGGGTGTCACTTTGCTTTCCAGCCTATTATTGATCCTCTTGCACAGCAGGTCGTCTCTATTGAGGCGCTGCTTCGGACTACTGATGGTGGCTCACCGCGGGACTATTTCTCAACTCTGCCAGAGGATGAGATTTATGCAGCCGATCTGCATGCCAAAAAACACGCTTTTGCTCTGGCTGATAAACTGGGCATTCAGGGGCAGACGTTATCTGTAAACCTGTTACCCATGGCGCTGGTGATGGTTCCAGATGCCGTGGAGATCCTGCTGGAAGGAATCCGGGCAAATGGGCTGGTGCCCGATCAGATTATCGTTGAGGTAACTGAAAATGAGGTCATTTCACGGCTGGGAGAATTTGCTATTTCCATAAAAAAACTGAAAGCAGCGGGAATCAGGCTGGCTCTGGACAACTTTGGTGCCGGGTTCGGTGGATTATCGTTACTTTCACGCATTCAGCCTGACGTAATCAAAATTGACCGCAACATTATTTGCGATGTGCATAAAAGTGGTTCAAAGCAGGCTATTGTGCAGGCAATTTTGAAATGCTGCTCCTCACTGGAGATTGCGGTGATTGCAGCGGGCGTGGAGAAACCTGAAGAGTGGATGTGGCTGGAGGCTGCCGGAATTTGTCAGTTCCAGGGCTACCTCTTCGCCAGCCCTGAACTCAATGCCATCCCTGACGTAGCCTGGCCGGAACCTAAATAG
- a CDS encoding KTSC domain-containing protein, whose protein sequence is MIRKPVTSSILKSVGYDADTSTLEISFRYGIVNQYFGVRTHIYSGLMNAASKREFFNQNIKSSYPFRNVG, encoded by the coding sequence ATGATCCGTAAGCCTGTAACCTCTTCAATACTGAAATCCGTTGGCTATGATGCCGACACCTCGACGCTGGAGATCTCGTTCCGCTATGGCATCGTTAATCAGTACTTTGGCGTCAGAACTCACATTTACAGTGGTCTGATGAACGCCGCTTCCAAACGTGAATTTTTCAATCAAAATATCAAAAGTTCTTATCCTTTTCGGAACGTAGGATGA
- a CDS encoding biofilm/acid-resistance regulator YmgB/AriR translates to MQKQISAEMQLQEHMNASGELKGAETRIIGEIIRGLTAQGGFVSNKAIILKLLERLETEQDVIMLDIYRNALEMIVQHTPDDHIG, encoded by the coding sequence ATGCAAAAACAGATTTCTGCCGAGATGCAGCTCCAGGAGCACATGAATGCTTCTGGTGAGTTGAAGGGGGCTGAAACCAGAATCATCGGTGAAATTATCCGGGGTCTGACTGCTCAGGGAGGCTTTGTATCCAATAAAGCAATTATCCTGAAACTTCTCGAGCGTCTGGAAACTGAGCAGGATGTCATCATGCTGGATATATACAGAAATGCGCTGGAAATGATCGTTCAGCATACGCCTGATGATCATATTGGATAA
- the mqo gene encoding malate dehydrogenase (quinone), with amino-acid sequence MSQIKKVAPAVSLLALLICSNVHAEDATEKTDVLLIGGGIMSASLGTLLHDLQPDWKQLMVEKLDGVALESSNGWNNAGTGHSANMELNYTPQRADGTIEFAKALEINEAFMISRQFWTSQLQRGVLQNPHSFINSTPHMSFVWGDKNVDFLTKRFQALQTTTLFQGMEFSTDQNQIKKWAPLIIEGRDPAQKVAATWTPVGTDVNYGEITRQLVGSLKKNSNFTLETSTEATDFSRNADNSWHVTVTDVKSGKSHAVDAKYVFIGAGGGALKLLQKTGIPEADNYAGFPVGGSFLVTENPEITRQHAEKVYGQANVGAPPMSVPHLDARFLDGKRVVLFGPFATFSTKFLKQGSFMDLLSTTTTKNVIPMTDVGMDNFDLVKYLIGQVMLSDDDRFEALKEYYPSARKEDWKLIQAGQRVQIIKKDAEKGGVLKLGTEIVTDQQKTLAALLGASPGASTAAPISINVIKKLFPEQFNSPEWQSKIRTVVPSYGQQLNGNVALTQKVWDDTAAALQLTKPPVINMKQGADKAAAAKPEGEKQSSTNAHDMAL; translated from the coding sequence ATGTCACAGATAAAAAAAGTTGCACCTGCTGTCTCCCTTCTTGCTCTGCTCATCTGCTCCAATGTTCACGCTGAAGATGCTACTGAAAAAACCGACGTTTTACTGATCGGCGGCGGCATCATGAGTGCTTCTTTGGGTACCTTATTGCACGATCTTCAACCTGACTGGAAACAGTTAATGGTTGAGAAGCTTGATGGTGTGGCGCTTGAATCTTCCAACGGCTGGAATAATGCCGGTACGGGTCACTCTGCAAATATGGAACTGAACTACACGCCTCAGCGTGCAGACGGGACTATTGAATTTGCTAAAGCGCTGGAAATTAATGAAGCCTTTATGATTTCCCGCCAGTTCTGGACCTCTCAGCTCCAGCGTGGCGTGTTGCAGAATCCCCATTCCTTTATTAACTCCACGCCGCACATGAGTTTTGTCTGGGGCGATAAAAATGTCGACTTCCTGACTAAACGTTTCCAGGCGCTGCAGACTACCACCCTGTTCCAGGGAATGGAGTTCTCTACCGATCAGAACCAAATCAAGAAGTGGGCACCTCTGATCATTGAAGGACGCGATCCTGCGCAGAAAGTTGCGGCTACCTGGACGCCGGTCGGCACGGATGTGAACTATGGCGAAATCACCCGCCAGCTGGTTGGCAGCCTGAAGAAGAACAGCAACTTCACGCTGGAGACCTCTACTGAAGCCACTGATTTCAGCCGCAATGCTGACAATTCCTGGCACGTAACCGTGACTGACGTGAAGAGCGGTAAAAGTCATGCAGTGGATGCAAAATATGTCTTCATCGGTGCAGGTGGCGGCGCGCTGAAGCTGTTACAGAAAACCGGCATCCCTGAAGCGGATAACTATGCTGGATTCCCGGTTGGCGGTTCATTCCTGGTCACTGAAAACCCGGAAATTACCCGTCAGCACGCTGAAAAAGTTTACGGCCAGGCTAATGTGGGTGCTCCACCGATGTCTGTTCCACACCTTGATGCCCGTTTCCTTGATGGCAAGCGCGTAGTGCTGTTTGGGCCATTTGCGACATTCTCCACCAAGTTCCTGAAGCAGGGTTCGTTCATGGATCTGCTGAGCACCACCACTACCAAAAACGTCATTCCAATGACTGACGTGGGTATGGATAACTTCGATCTGGTGAAATACCTGATCGGTCAGGTGATGTTGAGTGACGACGACCGTTTTGAAGCGCTGAAAGAGTACTATCCTTCCGCTCGCAAAGAAGACTGGAAATTAATTCAGGCTGGTCAGCGCGTGCAGATCATCAAGAAAGATGCTGAGAAAGGCGGCGTGTTGAAGCTGGGTACTGAGATCGTAACCGATCAGCAGAAAACGCTGGCTGCCCTGTTGGGTGCTTCCCCGGGCGCTTCTACTGCCGCACCTATCTCTATCAACGTGATCAAGAAGCTGTTCCCTGAACAATTTAATTCACCAGAGTGGCAGAGCAAGATTCGCACTGTTGTTCCAAGCTATGGCCAGCAGTTGAACGGCAACGTTGCGCTGACTCAGAAAGTCTGGGATGACACCGCTGCTGCGCTGCAACTGACCAAGCCACCGGTCATTAACATGAAGCAAGGGGCTGATAAAGCCGCTGCCGCCAAGCCTGAAGGCGAGAAGCAGTCCAGCACTAACGCGCACGATATGGC